Within Terriglobia bacterium, the genomic segment CGGCCGCGGCCAATCGGAGATTTGACTTGGCTGTTCGGTCCCGGCCGGCCGGGCCCGCGGATCCCCATTGCGCCAAGCGAATCCCTTTCGTTACGATGACGCATGGCTCACTTCCACGAGAAGGGGGATGCGCATGACGAAGCCCATCCGTTTCGAGCTGAACGGACGACCGATCACCCTCCATACCGACGAGGACCGCACGCTTCTCTGGGTCCTTCGCACCGATCTCGAGCTCACCGGGACGAAGTACGGCTGCGGCGAAGGAATTTGCGGCTCCTGCACCGTCGTCGTCGACGGGAGCGCCGTCCGCTCCTGCCAGGTCTCGCTCAAGGAGGTGGCGGGGAAATCGATCACCACGATCGAGGGGCTCGCGCGCGGTGACGAGCTGCACCCGATCCAGAAGGCGTTCGTGGAGCACGGCGGATTCCAGTGCGGTTACTGCACCTCCGGCATGATCATGAACGCGGTCGGCCTGCTCGCGAAGCACCCGCACCCCACGCGCGCGGCCATCGTCCTGGGGATGGAGAACAACCTCTGCCGCTGCGGCGCGCATCAGAGGATCGTCGCCGCGATCGAGGACGCGTCGCGCCGGACGGGAGGCAAGCCATGACGACCGCACTCGACATGGATCGCCGCTCCTTCATCAAGCTCGTCGGCGGAGGCGTCGTCGTCTTCGTGTGCCTCGGGCCCTCGGCGCTCCTCGGACAGGACCGGAGGCGGGCCTATCCGACCGACGTCAACGCGTATCTTAGGATCGGCGAGGACGGCCGCGTGACCGTCTTCTCCGGCAAGATCGAGATGGGCCAGGGCGTCCTGACCTCGCAGGCCCAGATGGCCGCCGAGGAGCTCGGCGTCCCGCTCGGCGCGATCGACATGATCCTCGGCGACACCGACCGGTGCCCGTGGGACATGGGGACGTTCGGCTCGC encodes:
- a CDS encoding (2Fe-2S)-binding protein gives rise to the protein MTKPIRFELNGRPITLHTDEDRTLLWVLRTDLELTGTKYGCGEGICGSCTVVVDGSAVRSCQVSLKEVAGKSITTIEGLARGDELHPIQKAFVEHGGFQCGYCTSGMIMNAVGLLAKHPHPTRAAIVLGMENNLCRCGAHQRIVAAIEDASRRTGGKP